A genome region from Anastrepha ludens isolate Willacy chromosome 3, idAnaLude1.1, whole genome shotgun sequence includes the following:
- the LOC128857224 gene encoding xaa-Pro dipeptidase, producing MATFRMGPTTLSVLMSLFQKNRQKVCAALREKGSLKAKSYVLLAGGDDVSFNDTDISHPFRQESYFQYLFGVKEPGCYGVLEVDTSKSTLFVPRLPEEYATWMGKLYTLEEFKKMYEVDRVRYVDELNAFFESADPSLILTLSGINTDSGLASKPARFEGIEKFIVDCDLLHPVIAECRVIKSPEEIEVLRYVAKVSSDAHIRVMQFMRPGRSEYEGEAVFLHHAYAVGGCRHASYTCICGSGVNSAVLHYGHAGAPNDGPVRDGDMCLFDMGANYCGYAADITCSFPANGKFTEDQKYIYNAVLAGRNAVLQQARDGVSWVDMHKLSCRVMLEKLKDGGMLKGDVDDMLAAGLAGVFQPHGLGHLIGLDVHDVGGYLAGQPTRPTEQWLSKLRFARTLKAGMYVTVEPGCYFIEYLMDRALADPNLNKFIVPEVYERFRKFGGVRIEDDVLITKTGCENFAIVPRTVEEIEKTMAVRKE from the coding sequence ATGGCCACCTTTCGCATGGGTCCAACGACACTTTCAGTGCTAATGTCACTCTTCCAGAAAAATAGACAAAAAGTCTGTGCTGCTCTAAGGGAAAAGGGTTCCTTAAAAGCCAAATCATACGTGCTACTCGCTGGTGGCGATGACGTGAGTTTCAACGACACGGATATAAGCCATCCTTTTCGTCAGGAATCTTACTTCCAGTACTTGTTTGGAGTAAAAGAACCCGGCTGCTATGGTGTATTGGAAGTAGACACAAGCAAGTCAACATTGTTTGTGCCCCGTTTGCCTGAAGAGTATGCCACTTGGATGGGCAAGTTGTATACTTTGGAggaatttaagaaaatgtacgAAGTAGACAGGGTGCGTTATGTAGACGAATTGAATGCGTTCTTTGAGAGTGCTGATCCCTCTCTAATACTTACTCTGAGTGGAATCAATACGGACAGTGGCTTAGCCTCGAAACCGGCGCGATTTGaaggaattgaaaaatttattgtcGACTGTGATTTGCTACATCCAGTAATAGCCGAGTGTCGCGTTATCAAGTCGCCCGAGGAAATTGAGGTGCTGCGCTACGTCGCAAAAGTTTCTTCAGATGCACACATTCGTGTTATGCAGTTCATGCGTCCTGGTCGTTCCGAGTATGAAGGCGAGGCGGTGTTTTTGCATCATGCGTACGCTGTTGGCGGCTGCCGACACGCCTCGTACACTTGCATTTGCGGCAGTGGCGTAAATTCGGCAGTACTACACTATGGTCATGCGGGAGCGCCAAACGATGGACCTGTGCGCGATGGCGATATGTGCCTCTTTGATATGGGCGCCAACTACTGTGGCTATGCAGCGGATATAACTTGTAGCTTCCCAGCTAATGGTAAATTCACCGAAGACCAGAAATACATTTACAATGCTGTATTGGCTGGGCGAAATGCCGTATTGCAGCAGGCACGTGATGGCGTCTCCTGGGTGGATATGCACAAGCTATCGTGCCGTGTTATGCTGGAGAAATTGAAGGATGGCGGTATGCTGAAAGGAGATGTAGACGATATGCTCGCCGCAGGTTTGGCGGGTGTTTTCCAACCGCACGGTCTGGGGCATCTGATCGGCTTGGATGTGCATGATGTCGGTGGCTATCTAGCGGGGCAACCGACGCGCCCAACCGAACAATGGCTAAGTAAACTACGTTTTGCGCGTACGCTGAAAGCAGGCATGTACGTGACTGTCGAGCCGGGATGTTACTTCATCGAATACCTAATGGATCGTGCACTTGCCGACCCGAATTTGAACAAGTTCATCGTGCCAGAGGTGTATGAACGATTCCGCAAATTTGGCGGCGTACGCATTGAGGACGATGTGCTGATCACTAAAACTGGATGTGAGAATTTCGCCATTGTGCCACGCACTGTGGAGGAAATCGAGAAGACGATGGCTGTTCGCAAGGAATGA
- the LOC128857222 gene encoding pre-mRNA-splicing factor ATP-dependent RNA helicase PRP16 isoform X1 → MAVTVWCFQIVARRHDLKLIVTSATMDSTKFATFFGNVPTFTIPGRTFPVDVMFSKNTCEDYVESAVKQALQVHLTPNEGDMLIFMPGQEDIEVTCEVLAERLAEIDNAPELSILPIYSQLPSDLQAKIFQRSPEGLRKCVVATNIAETSLTVDGIIYVIDSGYCKLKVYNPRIGMDALQIYPISQANANQRSGRAGRTGPGQAFRLYTQRQYKEDLLALTVPEIQRTNLANTVLLLKSLGVVDLLQFHFMDPPPQDNILNSLYQLWILGALDHTGALTPLGRQMAEFPLDPPQCQMLIVSCQMECSAEVLIIVSMLSVPSIFYRPKGREEEADGVREKFQVPESDHLTYLNVYLQWKQNNYNSSWCNEHFIHVKAMRKVREVRQQLKDIMIQQKLNVKSCGTDWDIVRKCICSAYFYQAARLKGIGEYVNLRTGMPCHLHPTSALYGLGTTPDYVVYHELVMTAKEYMQCATAVDGYWLAELGPMFFSVKETGRSGREKKKQAAEHLKEMETQMQLAQEQMEERKLQAAQREEQMTPKQEIITPGGATPRRTPARIGL, encoded by the exons ATGGCCGTTACAGTTTGGTGTTTCCAG ATCGTTGCAAGGCGCCATGATTTGAAGCTGATCGTCACTTCAGCCACTATGGACTCCACAAAGTTTGCGACATTCTTCGGCAATGTGCCCACCTTCACAATTCCTGGTCGTACTTTCCCAGTCGATGTGATGTTCAGTAAGAACACTTGCGAGGATTACGTGGAATCGGCGGTTAAACAGGCGCTACAAGTGCACCTCACACCCAACGAAGGCGACATGTTAATATTTATGCCCGGTCAAGAGGACATCGAAGTAACATGCGAAGTGCTGGCCGAGCGCTTAGCAGAGATCGACAATGCACCCGAGTTGTCCATATTGCCCATCTATTCCCAATTACCGTCCGATTTGCAAGCGAAAATATTCCAAAGGTCACCAGAAGGTTTGCGCAAGTGCGTGGTGGCCACAAACATCGCTGAGACTTCACTGACTGTTGATGGTATTATATACGTCATCGATTCGGGATACTGTAAACTGAAAGTCTACAATCCACGCATCGGTATGGATGCTCTACAGATCTATCCTATCTCGCAGGCGAATGCCAATCAACGTTCGGGTCGTGCAGGTCGTACTGGTCCCGGACAGGCGTTTCGCCTGTATACACAACGACAATACAAAGAGGATCTACTGGCGCTGACTGTGCCCGAGATACAGCGTACTAACTTAGCGAATACGGTGTTGCTGCTGAAGTCGCTGGGAGTGGTGGACCTGCTGCAATTTCACTTTATGGATCCGCCACCTCAGGATAATATACTTAATTCCTTGTATCAGCTGTGGATACTTGGCGCATTGGATCACACTGGTGCGCTGACACCACTCGGTCGGCAAATGGCCGAATTTCCACTCGATCCGCCGCAATGCCAAATGCTGATTGTCTCCTGCCAAATGGAGTGCAGCGCCGAAGTGCTCATCATAG tatctaTGCTTTCCGTTCCCTCCATTTTCTATCGACCCAAAGGACGCGAAGAAGAAGCAGATGGTGTACGTGAGAAATTCCAAGTGCCGGAATCCGATCATCTAACCTACCTCAATGTATACCTGCAATGGAAGCAAAATAA TTACAATTCCAGTTGGTGCAATGAACATTTCATACACGTGAAGGCAATGCGTAAAGTACGTGAAGTGCGTCAACAGCTCAAGGATATTAtgatacaacaaaaactcaatgTAAAATCTTGCGGTACTGATTGGGATATTGTGCGCAAATGCATTTGCTCGGCGTATTTCTATCAGGCTGCACGCCTCAAAGGTATCGGCGAGTATGTGAACTTGCGTACGGGCATGCCTTGCCATCTGCATCCCACATCGGCGCTTTATGGACTTGGCACAACACCCGACTACGTTGTGTATCATGAACTTGTGATGACTGCCAAGGAATATATGCAATGCGCAACCGCTGTCGATGGCTATTGGCTGGCAGAATTGGGTCCTATGTTCTTCTCTGTAAAAGAAACTGGGCGCAGTGGGCGCGAGAAGAAGAAGCAAGCGGCTGAGCATTTAAAGGAAATGGAAACACAAATGCAGTTGGCGCAAGAACAGATGGAGGAACGCAAATTGCAGGCAGCACAACGCGAAGAGCAGATGACACCGAAGCAGGAAATTATAACGCCCGGCGGTGCTACACCCAGGCGTACGCCAGCGCGCATTGGCTTGTAA
- the LOC128857222 gene encoding pre-mRNA-splicing factor ATP-dependent RNA helicase PRP16 isoform X2 codes for MDSTKFATFFGNVPTFTIPGRTFPVDVMFSKNTCEDYVESAVKQALQVHLTPNEGDMLIFMPGQEDIEVTCEVLAERLAEIDNAPELSILPIYSQLPSDLQAKIFQRSPEGLRKCVVATNIAETSLTVDGIIYVIDSGYCKLKVYNPRIGMDALQIYPISQANANQRSGRAGRTGPGQAFRLYTQRQYKEDLLALTVPEIQRTNLANTVLLLKSLGVVDLLQFHFMDPPPQDNILNSLYQLWILGALDHTGALTPLGRQMAEFPLDPPQCQMLIVSCQMECSAEVLIIVSMLSVPSIFYRPKGREEEADGVREKFQVPESDHLTYLNVYLQWKQNNYNSSWCNEHFIHVKAMRKVREVRQQLKDIMIQQKLNVKSCGTDWDIVRKCICSAYFYQAARLKGIGEYVNLRTGMPCHLHPTSALYGLGTTPDYVVYHELVMTAKEYMQCATAVDGYWLAELGPMFFSVKETGRSGREKKKQAAEHLKEMETQMQLAQEQMEERKLQAAQREEQMTPKQEIITPGGATPRRTPARIGL; via the exons ATGGACTCCACAAAGTTTGCGACATTCTTCGGCAATGTGCCCACCTTCACAATTCCTGGTCGTACTTTCCCAGTCGATGTGATGTTCAGTAAGAACACTTGCGAGGATTACGTGGAATCGGCGGTTAAACAGGCGCTACAAGTGCACCTCACACCCAACGAAGGCGACATGTTAATATTTATGCCCGGTCAAGAGGACATCGAAGTAACATGCGAAGTGCTGGCCGAGCGCTTAGCAGAGATCGACAATGCACCCGAGTTGTCCATATTGCCCATCTATTCCCAATTACCGTCCGATTTGCAAGCGAAAATATTCCAAAGGTCACCAGAAGGTTTGCGCAAGTGCGTGGTGGCCACAAACATCGCTGAGACTTCACTGACTGTTGATGGTATTATATACGTCATCGATTCGGGATACTGTAAACTGAAAGTCTACAATCCACGCATCGGTATGGATGCTCTACAGATCTATCCTATCTCGCAGGCGAATGCCAATCAACGTTCGGGTCGTGCAGGTCGTACTGGTCCCGGACAGGCGTTTCGCCTGTATACACAACGACAATACAAAGAGGATCTACTGGCGCTGACTGTGCCCGAGATACAGCGTACTAACTTAGCGAATACGGTGTTGCTGCTGAAGTCGCTGGGAGTGGTGGACCTGCTGCAATTTCACTTTATGGATCCGCCACCTCAGGATAATATACTTAATTCCTTGTATCAGCTGTGGATACTTGGCGCATTGGATCACACTGGTGCGCTGACACCACTCGGTCGGCAAATGGCCGAATTTCCACTCGATCCGCCGCAATGCCAAATGCTGATTGTCTCCTGCCAAATGGAGTGCAGCGCCGAAGTGCTCATCATAG tatctaTGCTTTCCGTTCCCTCCATTTTCTATCGACCCAAAGGACGCGAAGAAGAAGCAGATGGTGTACGTGAGAAATTCCAAGTGCCGGAATCCGATCATCTAACCTACCTCAATGTATACCTGCAATGGAAGCAAAATAA TTACAATTCCAGTTGGTGCAATGAACATTTCATACACGTGAAGGCAATGCGTAAAGTACGTGAAGTGCGTCAACAGCTCAAGGATATTAtgatacaacaaaaactcaatgTAAAATCTTGCGGTACTGATTGGGATATTGTGCGCAAATGCATTTGCTCGGCGTATTTCTATCAGGCTGCACGCCTCAAAGGTATCGGCGAGTATGTGAACTTGCGTACGGGCATGCCTTGCCATCTGCATCCCACATCGGCGCTTTATGGACTTGGCACAACACCCGACTACGTTGTGTATCATGAACTTGTGATGACTGCCAAGGAATATATGCAATGCGCAACCGCTGTCGATGGCTATTGGCTGGCAGAATTGGGTCCTATGTTCTTCTCTGTAAAAGAAACTGGGCGCAGTGGGCGCGAGAAGAAGAAGCAAGCGGCTGAGCATTTAAAGGAAATGGAAACACAAATGCAGTTGGCGCAAGAACAGATGGAGGAACGCAAATTGCAGGCAGCACAACGCGAAGAGCAGATGACACCGAAGCAGGAAATTATAACGCCCGGCGGTGCTACACCCAGGCGTACGCCAGCGCGCATTGGCTTGTAA
- the LOC128856318 gene encoding uncharacterized protein LOC128856318, whose protein sequence is MRTDLNFRQLIDLAIGSPEPGHVNFYALHILLSSFAEKLNIIDEPVDNEKYETVMSSGKFGSELYDATSLAKTSFHKHAKNTKHSSRRQSGGADPDEPVTVEEADIEEVVTEAQTNVVDTIEPEVEEDVPIEQAPIVEDQPPVETIEQQQSEKALDLESIPPVSEYKEEEAVEQALEQKPPSGGELEVANQVVQLQIPEAIYRGTSIMKDQLELAMEQVRILVTIAINKKTTNAQLDKLSLLLPKMLAIRKENIYIENAFGFRISDAFPDTEPDRAEDGEDEGEEETDLPSDPSIKSPLTSHTEQPPPPPQHEEYDLDMHLCYSPDKLLDQLMDLKAEFCLLTNKVNEISATILDQDCQRTTMHIADLQEQMKDVKFYVSSLQEAADRIESKNASNSNTLEELSKSLEDMMNEKIDKSEIEIILADKVDYNQLQRKVSQEQMQELQCRLEKRFTEVHQQIKLNDKNMYQAVDNMRTSLGLASVDDILNRFKEKIEAKIQVIQETLQKYMDATNDECAAAGARIKVLQDLACISCDTTCVMRTMEKSKVAKLPNAHASNLLSPLITYEIGSIRKSGIMGYYRKDEFPHAPNAWLNQQKVSMKMCVPRHAGGAHTTHTAREHFEKVVVNKK, encoded by the coding sequence ATGAGAACTGACTTGAATTTTCGACAGCTAATTGACCTCGCCATTGGTTCGCCGGAGCCAGGGCATGTAAATTTTTATGCGCTTCACATTTTGCTTTCTTCTTTTGCGGAAAAGTTGAATATCATCGATGAGCCCGTGGACAATGAAAAGTACGAAACTGTTATGAGCAGTGGCAAGTTCGGAAGTGAATTATATGATGCCACTTCACTTGCTAAAACTTCTTTCCATAAACATGCCAAGAATACAAAACATTCAAGTAGAAGGCAGTCAGGTGGCGCTGATCCTGATGAGCCAGTTACTGTGGAGGAAGCTGACATTGAAGAAGTAGTAACAGAAGCGCAAACAAATGTAGTGGATACAATTGAGCCTGAAGTGGAAGAGGATGTCCCCATCGAGCAGGCTCCTATCGTTGAAGACCAGCCCCCTGTAGAAACAATCGAACAGCAACAGTCTGAGAAAGCATTAGACTTAGAATCTATTCCTCCAGTATCTGAATACAAAGAGGAGGAAGCTGTTGAACAAGCGCTTGAGCAAAAACCGCCGTCTGGCGGAGAGTTAGAGGTTGCTAACCAAGTGGTACAATTACAAATACCAGAAGCCATCTATCGCGGCACTTCAATTATGAAAGATCAGCTGGAATTAGCCATGGAGCAGGTGCGCATTTTAGTTACGattgctataaataaaaaaaccacaaatGCACAATTGGATAAGCTGAGCTTATTATTGCCAAAGATGCTCGCAATTCGgaaggaaaatatatacattGAAAATGCATTTGGCTTCCGTATATCTGATGCTTTCCCTGACACCGAACCGGACCGTGCAGAAGATGGCGAAGatgaaggagaagaagaaacTGATTTGCCAAGCGATCCGTCTATTAAATCGCCTTTGACATCGCATACGGAGCAACCGCCGCCGCCACCGCAACATGAAGAGTATGATTTGGACATGCACCTGTGCTACTCACCCGACAAACTTCTAGATCAATTGATGGATCTTAAGGCGGAGTTCTGTCTGCTTACCAACAAAGTGAATGAAATATCAGCTACGATACTGGATCAGGATTGTCAACGCACAACAATGCACATTGCGGATCTGCAGGAGCAAATGAAAGATGTGAAATTCTATGTTTCCAGTTTGCAAGAGGCGGCAGATCGAATAGAATCAAAAAATGCAAGCAACAGTAATACGCTCGAAGAACTAAGCAAGAGTTTGGAGGATATGATGAACGAAAAGATCGACAAAAGTGAAATCGAGATTATTTTGGCTGACAAAGTTGACTACAATCAATTGCAGCGTAAAGTCTCGCAAGAACAAATGCAAGAGCTGCAATGTCGTTTAGAAAAGCGATTCACTGAAGTTCACCAACAGATTAAATTGAACGACAAAAATATGTACCAAGCGGTAGACAATATGCGCACCTCACTCGGTCTGGCTTCGGTGGATGATATACTGAATCGTTTCAAAGAGAAAATAGAGGCAAAAATCCAGGTAATACAGGAAACACTCCAAAAATACATGGACGCTACGAATGATGAGTGTGCCGCAGCTGGTGCACGCATAAAGGTGTTGCAAGATCTCGCCTGCATCTCCTGCGATACGACTTGTGTTATGCGCACGATGGAGAAATCGAAAGTGGCAAAACTACCGAATGCGCACGCCAGCAACTTATTGAGCCCGCTGATCACCTATGAAATTGGCTCGATACGCAAGTCAGGCATTATGGGTTACTATCGCAAAGATGAGTTTCCACATGCGCCAAACGCCTGGTTAAACCAACAAAAGGTATCGATGAAAATGTGCGTGCCACGTCATGCAGGTGGCGCGCACACCACCCACACAGCAAGGGAACATTTCGAGAAAGTAgtggttaataaaaaataa